A window of the Cannabis sativa cultivar Pink pepper isolate KNU-18-1 chromosome X, ASM2916894v1, whole genome shotgun sequence genome harbors these coding sequences:
- the LOC115698122 gene encoding uncharacterized protein LOC115698122: MDNIMSKLRNLDAYPKINEDFYSRTLSGGVITIASSVVMLLLFLSELRLYLHAVTETKLVVDTSRGETLRINFDVTFPALPCSILSLDAMDISGEQHLDVKHDVIKKRIDSHGNVIETRQDGIGAPKIDKPLQRHGGRLEHNETYCGSCYGAEASDDDCCNNCEEVREAYRKKGWALSNPDMIDQCKREGFLQRIKDEEGEGCNVYGFLEVNKVAGNFHFAPGKSFQQSNIHVHDLLSFQKDSFNISHKINRLTFGDYFPGVVNPLDGVQWSQATPSGMYQYFIKVVPTVYTDVTGHTIQSNQFSVTEHFRTSEFGNLQFLPGVFFFYDLSPIKVTFAEEHISFLHFLTNVCAIVGGVFTVSGILDSFIYHGQKAIKKKMEIGKFS, from the exons TATCCCAAAATCAATGAAGATTTCTACAGTCGTACCCTCTCCGGTGGTGTTATCACTATCGCCTCCTCCGTTGTCATGCTCTTGCTCTTCCTCTCCGAGCTTC GGTTATATCTACATGCAGTTACTGAAACAAAGCTTGTGGTGGATACTTCTAGAGGAGAAACTCTACGTATCAAT TTTGATGTCACCTTCCCGGCCCTTCCTTGTTCCATACTAAGCCTTGATGCCATGGACATTAGTGGAGAGCAACACCTGGATGTa AAACATGATGTAATCAAGAAGAGGATAGATTCTCATGGCAATGTAATAGAAACTAGACAGGATGGAATTGGTGCTCCGAAG ATTGATAAGCCATTGCAGAGACATGGTGGCAGGCTTGAGCATAATGAGACATACTGTGGATCCTGCTATGGTGCAGAAGCG TCAGATGATGATTGCTGTAATAATTGCGAAGAAGTACGTGAGGCATACCGGAAGAAAGGTTGGGCATTATCAAATCCAGATATGATTGATCAG TGCAAAAGAGAAGGTTTCCTACAAAGAATCAAAGATGAAGAAGGTGAAGGGTGTAACGTATATGGATTCTTGGAAGTTAATAAGGTCGCTGGGAATTTTCATTTTGCACCTGGAAAAAGTTTCCAACAATCGAACATTCACGTCCATGATCTTCTATCATTTCAGAAAGATAGTTTTAAT ATAAGTCACAAAATCAATAGATTGACTTTTGGGGACTATTTTCCTGGTGTGGTGAATCCTCTTGATGG TGTGCAATGGTCGCAGGCCACACCTAGTGGGATGTATCAGTATTTTATCAAG GTGGTACCTACTGTTTACACAGACGTGACTGGACACACTATTCAGTCTAATCAG TTTTCTGTAACTGAGCATTTTAGGACTTCAGAATTTGGGAATCTTCAGTTTCTTCCTggtgtatttttcttttatgacCTTTCTCCAATCAAG GTAACTTTTGCTGAGGAGCATATATCATTCTTACACTTCCTCACTAATGTGTGTGCTATAGTTGGAG GTGTTTTCACCGTTTCGGGAATCCTAGATTCCTTTATTTACCATGGCCAGAAGGCAATCAAGAAGAAGATGGAAATCGGTAAATTTAGTTGA